The Listeria welshimeri serovar 6b str. SLCC5334 genome has a window encoding:
- a CDS encoding stage 0 sporulation family protein, with amino-acid sequence MLKIVGVRFKDVGKIYYFSPGDLEITENQGVIVENAQGIEFGKTVIEPRYVDEEDVVLPLKKVLRVATEADYKCVAENGDSCQKAFLLCDEKIRERELEMSLVDVDYTFDRNKIIFYFTAEGRVDFRELVKDLASVFRTRIELRQIGVRDEAKLLGGIGPCGRMLCCSTFLGDFEPVSIKMAKDQNLSLNPTKISGLCGRLMCCLKYENDEYEQAKREMPDVGVKVKTPEGAEARVSGINLLSRILQVSLPEEETVIEYELDELRPYNEFLKQPAKS; translated from the coding sequence ATGCTTAAAATTGTAGGCGTCCGTTTTAAAGACGTTGGTAAAATATATTATTTCTCACCGGGAGATCTTGAAATCACAGAGAACCAAGGTGTTATTGTTGAAAATGCACAAGGAATTGAATTTGGAAAAACAGTCATTGAACCACGCTATGTGGATGAAGAAGATGTCGTTTTACCACTTAAGAAAGTACTTCGTGTCGCAACAGAAGCAGATTATAAATGTGTTGCAGAAAATGGCGATTCTTGTCAGAAAGCCTTTTTACTCTGTGATGAAAAAATCCGTGAGCGCGAACTTGAAATGAGTTTAGTAGACGTAGATTACACATTTGACCGGAATAAAATCATTTTTTACTTTACTGCAGAGGGTCGTGTGGATTTTCGTGAGCTCGTGAAAGATTTAGCTTCTGTATTTCGTACTCGTATCGAACTTCGTCAAATCGGTGTTCGTGATGAAGCGAAATTGCTTGGTGGGATTGGTCCATGTGGTCGTATGCTTTGCTGCTCCACGTTCCTAGGTGACTTCGAACCCGTTTCTATCAAAATGGCTAAAGACCAAAACTTGTCCCTTAACCCAACGAAGATTTCTGGCTTATGTGGACGTTTAATGTGTTGTTTGAAATACGAAAATGATGAATATGAACAAGCAAAACGTGAAATGCCAGATGTTGGTGTAAAAGTAAAAACTCCAGAAGGCGCAGAAGCACGTGTTTCGGGAATCAACTTGCTGTCTAGAATCTTACAAGTAAGTTTGCCCGAAGAAGAGACGGTTATAGAATATGAATTGGATGAATTACGTCCATATAACGAATTTCTAAAACAACCGGCAAAGTCTTGA
- the yabA gene encoding DNA replication initiation control protein YabA: MDKKAIFDSVSNMEEQIGELYQQLGDLKTNLGEMLEENNRLNLENEHLRRRLSLTDEGTLEPVAEEEAVHGVMAPNRKEAMQQMIELGEGYDNLVQLYKEGFHVCNVHFGSPRGNDEDCLFCLSLLNKK; encoded by the coding sequence TTGGATAAAAAAGCTATTTTTGACTCAGTCAGTAATATGGAGGAGCAAATTGGCGAATTGTATCAGCAACTTGGAGATCTAAAGACAAACTTAGGTGAAATGTTGGAAGAAAATAATCGGTTAAACCTTGAGAATGAGCATTTGCGGCGTAGACTTTCTTTAACAGATGAAGGAACTCTTGAACCAGTGGCCGAAGAAGAGGCGGTTCATGGTGTAATGGCGCCAAATCGCAAAGAGGCAATGCAACAAATGATTGAACTCGGGGAAGGTTATGATAATCTTGTCCAACTTTACAAGGAAGGATTTCATGTTTGCAATGTACATTTCGGCAGCCCGCGTGGCAATGATGAAGATTGTTTATTTTGCCTATCCTTGCTTAACAAAAAATAA
- a CDS encoding tRNA1(Val) (adenine(37)-N6)-methyltransferase — MEKLKLIGDERLDYLLAENLRIIQSPSVFSFSIDAVLLAKFSYLPIRKGKIIDLCSGNGIIPLLLSTRTEAQIVGVEIQERLADMAKRSVAYNQLEDQIEIMEYDLNKITDLIPKERADIVTCNPPYFATPATSLKNENEHYRIARHEIMCTLEDTIRVAASLLKQGGKANFVHRPERLLDIIDLMRKYRLEPKRIQLVHPRIDREANTVLVEGIKDGKPGVKYVPPVIVYDELGEYTPVIKEILYGESE, encoded by the coding sequence TTGGAAAAACTCAAATTAATAGGCGATGAAAGACTCGATTACTTACTAGCAGAAAATTTGCGAATTATTCAAAGTCCATCGGTATTTTCTTTCTCCATAGATGCAGTTCTCCTGGCGAAATTTAGTTATTTACCAATCCGTAAAGGTAAAATAATTGATTTGTGTAGTGGAAATGGTATTATTCCTTTACTACTTAGTACACGAACAGAAGCGCAGATTGTTGGGGTTGAAATTCAAGAACGTCTTGCTGATATGGCCAAAAGAAGTGTTGCCTATAATCAACTGGAAGACCAAATTGAAATAATGGAATATGATTTAAATAAGATTACCGATTTGATTCCAAAGGAGCGAGCAGACATAGTTACGTGTAATCCGCCGTATTTCGCGACTCCAGCTACAAGCTTGAAAAACGAAAATGAACATTATCGCATCGCCCGTCATGAAATTATGTGTACGCTAGAAGATACTATTCGAGTTGCGGCTAGCCTTTTAAAACAAGGAGGCAAAGCAAATTTTGTCCATCGGCCAGAGCGCTTATTGGATATTATCGATTTAATGAGAAAATACCGCTTAGAACCGAAACGTATCCAGCTTGTTCACCCACGAATCGACCGAGAAGCGAACACGGTTCTGGTAGAAGGAATCAAAGACGGCAAGCCAGGTGTTAAGTATGTGCCGCCTGTTATTGTTTATGACGAGTTAGGCGAATATACACCAGTAATTAAGGAGATTTTATATGGCGAAAGCGAATGA
- a CDS encoding GIY-YIG nuclease family protein yields MAKANEHFFYVLKCNDNSYYGGYTTDVTRREAEHNAGIRCKYTKTRRPVKVIHFEKFETRSEATKAEAAFKKLSRKNKDSYLIEREEDSE; encoded by the coding sequence ATGGCGAAAGCGAATGAACATTTCTTTTATGTACTAAAATGTAACGACAATTCTTATTATGGTGGCTATACGACTGATGTGACACGCCGAGAAGCCGAACACAATGCTGGCATTAGGTGCAAATACACTAAAACTCGACGTCCAGTAAAAGTCATTCATTTTGAAAAATTTGAAACGAGAAGTGAGGCCACGAAGGCAGAAGCTGCATTCAAAAAACTATCACGTAAAAATAAAGACAGCTATTTAATCGAGCGGGAGGAGGATTCAGAATGA
- the rsmI gene encoding 16S rRNA (cytidine(1402)-2'-O)-methyltransferase, with amino-acid sequence MIKSQKSFSGDVRGALYLVPTPIGNLEDMTFRAIRMLKEADIIAAEDTRNTVKLLNHFEITTRMTSYHQFTKENKEDNIIQRMLDGEVVALVSDAGMPSISDPGYELVQRALNASIPVIPLPGANAALTALIASGLAPQPFYFYGFLPRQNKERTQEIEKLAAREETWILYESPHRLKETLKAIIKITGNDRKIVLCRELTKRFEEFLRGTVEDALNWATDEEVRGEFCIIIEGNANPPVAEELLWWQEMDIKTHVTTVMEQENVSSKDAIKTVMKARNLPKREVYAAYHEIK; translated from the coding sequence ATGATAAAGAGTCAAAAAAGTTTCAGCGGAGACGTTCGAGGAGCACTGTACTTAGTTCCAACACCAATAGGAAATTTAGAAGATATGACATTTCGGGCGATTCGTATGTTAAAAGAAGCCGATATTATTGCTGCTGAAGATACGCGAAATACAGTAAAACTTTTAAATCATTTTGAAATTACTACTCGAATGACAAGTTATCATCAGTTCACAAAAGAAAATAAAGAGGATAATATCATTCAGCGTATGCTAGACGGGGAAGTGGTTGCACTAGTTAGTGATGCGGGGATGCCTTCTATTTCTGATCCGGGTTATGAACTTGTCCAAAGGGCGCTAAATGCTAGTATTCCAGTGATTCCATTACCTGGAGCAAATGCTGCTTTAACCGCCTTAATCGCATCTGGTTTAGCACCACAGCCGTTTTATTTTTATGGATTTCTCCCAAGACAAAATAAAGAACGTACCCAAGAAATCGAAAAATTAGCGGCACGTGAGGAAACTTGGATTTTGTATGAATCGCCACATCGTCTAAAAGAAACATTAAAAGCAATCATTAAAATCACTGGAAATGATCGGAAAATAGTTTTATGTCGTGAACTTACCAAACGATTTGAAGAATTTTTGCGGGGGACCGTAGAAGATGCGCTTAACTGGGCGACAGACGAAGAAGTACGCGGAGAATTTTGTATTATTATTGAAGGAAATGCAAATCCACCTGTAGCAGAAGAACTTCTCTGGTGGCAAGAAATGGATATTAAAACACATGTCACTACTGTGATGGAGCAAGAAAATGTTAGCTCTAAAGACGCGATAAAAACGGTTATGAAAGCTAGAAATCTACCAAAACGCGAAGTTTATGCCGCTTATCATGAAATAAAATAA
- a CDS encoding AbrB/MazE/SpoVT family DNA-binding domain-containing protein — MKSTGMVRKIDELGRVVIPIEIRRTMNLNVKDPLEIFTDEDAIVLKKYSAGLVCDITGEFSVDNKKFVDGKLTLSKEGAAELMEEIKRRFGDTL, encoded by the coding sequence ATGAAATCAACTGGAATGGTAAGAAAAATCGACGAACTTGGTCGCGTGGTTATCCCAATCGAAATCCGACGAACGATGAATTTAAACGTAAAAGATCCCTTAGAAATTTTTACAGATGAAGATGCAATTGTGTTAAAAAAATATTCAGCTGGTTTGGTTTGTGATATTACTGGAGAGTTTTCTGTTGATAATAAAAAATTCGTTGATGGCAAACTAACGCTTAGTAAAGAAGGCGCCGCAGAGTTGATGGAAGAAATTAAAAGGCGCTTTGGCGATACGTTATAA
- a CDS encoding GRP family sugar transporter, giving the protein MNIVIALIPAVMWGIMPLVVSKIGGKPKQQIIGTTLGALVFALGVFFFTNPEYTATIIIASFISGAFWSLGQMNQFRAFTQVGVSKTMPLSTGMQLVGTSLFGVFAFHEWGTTSKLVLGFSALALIIIGIFLTSYQQNKDENSGQNMKKGIITLLISSVGYVGYVVITRWFDISGWDAILPQAIGMVIAGLLFSIKSEEKRFTKQTWLNMIPGIMWATGNLALLFSNKLVGIATGFSLSQMGVVISTIGGILFLGEKKTKKELVLVIIGVILVIIGGTMIGIAKS; this is encoded by the coding sequence ATGAACATAGTTATAGCATTAATTCCAGCAGTTATGTGGGGGATTATGCCACTAGTTGTATCCAAAATCGGCGGAAAACCAAAGCAACAAATTATTGGAACAACTTTAGGGGCGTTAGTTTTTGCGTTAGGCGTTTTCTTTTTTACAAATCCAGAATATACGGCAACGATTATTATTGCTAGTTTTATTTCAGGGGCTTTTTGGAGTTTAGGGCAAATGAATCAATTTCGTGCCTTTACTCAAGTTGGCGTATCCAAAACAATGCCACTTTCAACCGGGATGCAATTAGTAGGTACATCTCTTTTTGGTGTTTTTGCATTTCATGAGTGGGGTACAACATCTAAATTAGTACTAGGTTTTTCGGCGTTAGCACTTATTATTATAGGTATATTTTTAACAAGTTACCAACAAAATAAAGACGAAAATTCCGGACAAAATATGAAAAAAGGAATTATTACTTTACTTATTTCTTCCGTTGGTTATGTTGGTTATGTCGTTATTACGCGCTGGTTTGATATTAGTGGTTGGGATGCGATTTTGCCACAAGCGATTGGGATGGTTATAGCAGGATTACTATTTTCCATTAAATCCGAAGAAAAGCGTTTTACAAAACAAACTTGGTTAAATATGATTCCGGGTATTATGTGGGCTACAGGTAATTTAGCACTATTATTCTCTAATAAATTAGTTGGGATTGCAACTGGATTTTCTCTTTCACAAATGGGTGTTGTCATTTCAACCATTGGGGGAATACTTTTCTTAGGAGAGAAAAAGACCAAGAAAGAACTTGTTCTCGTTATTATTGGAGTCATTTTAGTTATTATTGGTGGAACAATGATTGGAATTGCTAAGAGTTAA
- a CDS encoding DUF1214 domain-containing protein, with product MNAKLEVNAEMIKESYVYLLSRYLVLRQENYDIKEDKIPYNTLKHNDVSPADANFVNPNFDVVYSETWIAVDDDNAVILEVPEIKNRYYTVQILDGWGEVVTNINERNYPEHPYGKFAFIKKGTNPSVPNDAVKIELPSEKVKLLLRVEQKDDPAGAVALQKAFKIDASKNIQIKEPLSIPHFTNADFLLEEIYSNLEEVLATYPDKMPKATEFQDKARKVAAYIELGDEQKAEVKNLIIKEAIPYFTKGAKGFGTQKGGWSVTYVAGAFGNDILARGIINYGGIWANAIQEALYFIGQKGTDDELLNGDKVYKIHFPADQLPTKLVNAFWSVTLYSVPDYHVIPNKLNKFCINDHSGAKLSEDGSLELYIAAEKPAEVAEENWLPSKAGQDFSLNFRLYVPEQEVLDGKVFLPPLEVQ from the coding sequence ATGAATGCGAAATTAGAAGTAAATGCAGAAATGATAAAAGAATCTTATGTTTATTTATTATCGCGCTATCTCGTTTTACGACAAGAAAATTATGACATCAAGGAAGATAAAATTCCGTATAACACACTTAAACACAATGATGTATCGCCAGCAGATGCCAATTTTGTCAATCCGAATTTTGATGTTGTTTATTCCGAAACATGGATAGCTGTAGATGATGACAACGCGGTAATTTTAGAGGTGCCAGAAATTAAAAATCGTTATTATACTGTTCAAATTTTAGATGGTTGGGGAGAAGTAGTAACGAATATTAATGAACGTAATTATCCAGAACATCCTTATGGGAAATTTGCTTTCATAAAAAAAGGCACTAACCCATCTGTTCCAAATGATGCAGTGAAAATCGAATTACCTTCTGAAAAAGTAAAATTGCTCCTTCGTGTAGAACAAAAAGATGATCCGGCAGGCGCGGTTGCACTTCAAAAAGCATTCAAAATCGATGCTTCAAAAAACATACAAATTAAAGAACCATTATCTATACCACATTTCACAAATGCAGACTTTTTGTTAGAAGAAATTTATTCTAACTTAGAGGAAGTATTAGCAACATACCCTGATAAAATGCCAAAAGCGACAGAATTTCAAGATAAAGCAAGAAAAGTTGCAGCTTATATAGAGCTTGGTGATGAACAAAAAGCGGAAGTGAAAAATCTGATTATTAAAGAAGCCATTCCGTATTTTACTAAAGGTGCAAAAGGATTTGGGACACAAAAAGGTGGTTGGTCAGTTACTTATGTAGCTGGAGCCTTCGGAAATGATATTTTAGCGCGAGGCATCATTAATTATGGTGGCATTTGGGCAAATGCGATTCAAGAAGCTTTATATTTCATTGGTCAAAAAGGTACGGATGATGAGTTGTTAAATGGAGATAAAGTATATAAAATTCACTTTCCTGCAGACCAACTTCCAACAAAACTTGTAAATGCTTTTTGGTCAGTTACATTATACAGCGTTCCAGACTATCATGTTATCCCGAATAAATTAAACAAGTTTTGCATCAATGATCATTCAGGAGCAAAACTAAGTGAAGATGGGAGCTTAGAGCTATATATTGCCGCTGAAAAACCAGCAGAGGTAGCTGAAGAGAATTGGCTACCAAGTAAAGCGGGACAAGACTTCTCATTAAATTTCCGATTATACGTTCCAGAACAAGAAGTGTTGGATGGTAAAGTATTTTTACCACCACTTGAAGTACAATAA
- a CDS encoding GRP family sugar transporter codes for MNILIALIPALLWGTVPLIITKFGGSTRQQTMGMTLGALAFAVIVFFFTDPVYTFKTVGISFITGCLWTVGQMFQLRAFKIIGVSKAMPISTGMQLVGTTLCGVILFHEWDTTLRIILGFIALALIVGGIFLTSYAEKQEDGASALKQGLITLFISACGYVGLVVLIQGFKIDGINAILPQAIGMVLSALLMTHSGGTEKRFTKRTLLLMIPGIIWAAGNVAMVHANQLVGVATGFSLSQLGVVISTIGGIVLLKEKKTRKEMLYVIVGVILVVLGGILIGVAKGA; via the coding sequence TTGAACATTTTAATTGCGCTAATTCCTGCATTACTCTGGGGAACAGTTCCGCTAATTATTACAAAATTTGGCGGTTCAACAAGACAACAAACCATGGGGATGACGCTCGGAGCGCTTGCTTTTGCGGTAATCGTTTTCTTCTTTACTGATCCAGTTTATACCTTTAAAACGGTCGGAATTAGTTTTATAACAGGGTGCTTATGGACTGTGGGTCAGATGTTTCAACTGAGAGCCTTCAAAATTATCGGGGTTTCAAAAGCCATGCCCATTTCAACCGGAATGCAATTAGTCGGAACAACGCTATGTGGTGTAATTCTATTTCATGAATGGGATACAACATTACGCATCATTTTAGGTTTTATCGCTTTAGCCCTTATTGTGGGTGGGATTTTCTTGACATCTTATGCTGAAAAACAAGAAGATGGAGCTAGTGCGTTAAAGCAAGGTTTAATCACCTTATTTATTTCTGCTTGTGGTTATGTGGGGTTAGTCGTCCTTATCCAAGGTTTTAAAATTGATGGAATTAACGCGATTTTACCGCAAGCTATTGGTATGGTGTTAAGCGCGCTTCTCATGACGCATAGCGGTGGAACAGAAAAACGTTTTACTAAGCGGACACTTTTACTTATGATTCCGGGGATTATTTGGGCAGCGGGAAATGTTGCGATGGTACACGCGAATCAACTTGTCGGAGTGGCTACTGGATTTTCCCTTTCGCAACTAGGCGTCGTTATCTCAACAATTGGCGGCATCGTATTATTGAAAGAAAAGAAAACAAGAAAAGAAATGCTTTACGTTATTGTAGGTGTCATTTTAGTCGTTCTTGGGGGAATTTTAATTGGTGTGGCAAAAGGTGCTTAA
- the metG gene encoding methionine--tRNA ligase — protein MVLPEEKNTFYITTPIYYPSGKAHIGHAYTTVAGDAMARYKRLKGYDVFYLTGTDEHGQKIQAKAKERGISEQEYVDEIAEGFQELWKKLEISNTDFIRTTQDRHKTSVEKIFEQLLAQGDIYLGEYEGWYSVSDEEYFTETQLEEVYKDENGKVIGGKAPSGNEVELVKEESYFFRMSKYADRLVEYYNSHPEFILPESRKNEMINNFIKPGLEDLAVSRTTFDWGIKVPGNPKHVVYVWIDALSNYITALGYNTDNDTKFQKYWPADVQIVGKEIVRFHTIYWPIMLMALDLPLPKMVFGHGWILMKDGKMSKSKGNVVDPYMLIERYGLDALRYYLLREVPFGSDGLFTPEDFVDRVNYDLANDLGNLLNRTVAMINKYFDGEIPAYQGNVTDFDQTLVDFKNNVVEEYEKSMEHMQFSVALNQLWSLISRTNKYIDETAPWTLAKEEDKRTELASVMTHLAENLRIIAVLLQPFLTRTPGEIFLQLGLQEENLKKWDSIYGYGEIPAGTTVVKKGTPIFPRLDAEVEVTYIQDEMKGSAPAPAEEVAEVVALETPQIGIEDFDKIDLRVAEVKQVEKVKKADKLLCFQLDLGEGKLRQVLSGIAEFYEPEDLIGKKVIVVSNLKPVKLRGLMSEGMILSGEKDGKLSVIEASNTLPNGAKVK, from the coding sequence ATTGTGTTGCCTGAAGAGAAAAATACGTTTTATATTACAACACCAATCTATTATCCAAGCGGAAAAGCGCATATCGGACATGCCTATACGACAGTTGCGGGGGACGCGATGGCTCGTTACAAACGCTTAAAAGGATATGATGTGTTTTACTTAACTGGAACAGATGAACATGGTCAGAAAATCCAAGCAAAAGCAAAAGAACGTGGAATTTCTGAACAAGAATACGTGGATGAAATTGCAGAAGGTTTCCAAGAACTTTGGAAAAAACTAGAAATTTCTAATACAGATTTTATTCGTACAACACAAGACCGTCATAAAACATCCGTAGAAAAAATCTTTGAACAACTTTTAGCACAAGGCGATATCTACTTAGGTGAATATGAAGGTTGGTACTCTGTTTCTGATGAAGAATATTTTACAGAAACTCAGTTAGAAGAAGTGTATAAGGACGAAAATGGCAAAGTAATTGGCGGGAAAGCTCCAAGCGGCAATGAAGTCGAGCTTGTTAAAGAAGAATCTTACTTTTTCCGTATGAGCAAATACGCAGATCGTTTAGTAGAATATTATAATTCCCATCCAGAATTTATCCTACCAGAATCAAGAAAAAATGAAATGATTAATAATTTCATTAAACCAGGCTTAGAGGATTTAGCAGTATCTAGAACAACTTTTGATTGGGGTATTAAAGTTCCTGGAAATCCTAAACACGTTGTATATGTGTGGATTGATGCACTTTCAAACTATATTACTGCGCTAGGATATAACACGGATAATGATACGAAATTCCAAAAATACTGGCCAGCGGATGTACAGATTGTTGGGAAAGAAATTGTTCGTTTCCATACAATTTATTGGCCAATTATGTTAATGGCGCTTGACTTGCCTCTTCCGAAAATGGTATTTGGCCATGGTTGGATTTTAATGAAAGATGGTAAAATGTCGAAATCTAAAGGGAATGTGGTAGATCCTTATATGTTGATTGAGCGCTATGGCTTAGATGCGCTTCGTTACTACTTATTGCGCGAAGTTCCTTTTGGTTCAGATGGTTTATTTACGCCAGAAGACTTTGTTGACCGTGTAAACTATGACTTGGCTAATGATCTAGGTAATCTACTTAATCGAACAGTAGCAATGATTAACAAATACTTTGATGGAGAAATTCCAGCATATCAAGGAAATGTAACAGATTTCGATCAAACTTTAGTAGATTTCAAAAATAATGTGGTAGAAGAATATGAGAAAAGCATGGAACATATGCAGTTTTCTGTAGCATTAAACCAGCTTTGGTCGCTCATTTCTCGGACAAACAAATATATCGATGAAACAGCTCCATGGACACTTGCCAAGGAAGAAGATAAACGCACGGAACTAGCGAGCGTCATGACACATTTAGCAGAAAACTTGCGTATTATCGCGGTACTATTACAACCATTCCTAACAAGAACACCAGGCGAAATCTTCTTACAACTAGGACTTCAAGAAGAAAACTTAAAAAAATGGGATAGCATTTATGGTTATGGAGAAATCCCAGCCGGTACAACAGTGGTGAAAAAAGGTACGCCAATTTTCCCAAGACTGGATGCGGAAGTTGAAGTTACGTATATTCAAGATGAAATGAAAGGTTCTGCCCCTGCTCCAGCTGAAGAAGTTGCGGAAGTCGTAGCACTTGAAACACCGCAAATCGGCATTGAAGATTTCGACAAAATCGATCTTCGTGTTGCAGAAGTAAAACAAGTAGAAAAAGTGAAAAAAGCGGACAAACTTCTTTGTTTCCAATTAGACCTAGGTGAAGGCAAACTACGCCAAGTGCTATCAGGTATTGCAGAATTCTATGAACCTGAAGACTTAATCGGCAAAAAAGTTATCGTCGTTTCTAACTTAAAACCTGTGAAACTTCGCGGATTAATGAGCGAAGGTATGATTCTCTCAGGAGAAAAAGATGGCAAACTAAGCGTCATTGAAGCAAGTAATACACTTCCGAATGGCGCAAAAGTAAAATAA